The DNA region GTTCCAGCTACCACGCAAGCCTTCGATAAGCTCAGCGTTGACGATCAACTGGCATTACTTTGGTTTGCCTACACCGAAATGGGTGTTTCAATTACTCGCGCCGCTACAGGAGCCGCCCGCATGATATTAGCGGAAGGTTTACTAGCCCAAATTAAGCAGATGCCTGCTGCTGCCCAAACGCAAGTCATGAACGATCTTGCTAGCCGTGCTGACACTCCCATCAGCCGCTCCTATTCTTCTTTCAGCGTCAACACCAAACTAGGTTTTTGGTATGAATTAGGAGAATTGATGGCACAGGGTATTGTCGCTCCAATCCCCCCTGGCTATCAAATGACTCCTGAAGCCGCAGCAGTGCTAGAAACCATTAAGAAACTCGATCCGGGTCAGCAAATCACAGTTTTGCGTAATACCGTAGTCAACATGGGATTTGATCCTGCTCTTAACGATTACGCAAAACCCGAAGATCCCCTGATGACACCAACCGAGCTAGCTTCTCGTACTAAGGTCAAAATTGAGGGCATCACTGAGCCTACGGTGCTGAATTATATTCAGAACATGAACGCATTTGACTTTGAAGCTGCTGTAGCTTTATTTGTTGAAAACGGAGCATTGCAACCGCCATTCCAGAAGCCGATTGTCGGTCATGAGGCAATTTCTGCATATATGCGTGAAGAATGCCAGGGACTCAAAATGATCCCACAGAAAGGCGTATCTGAGCGCATAGAAGATGGCTATACGCAGCATAAAGTCACAGGAACAGTAGAAACACCTTGGTTTGGTGCTAGCGTTGGGATGAACATTGCGTGGCGCTTCTTACTAAATCCCCAAGGCAAAATTTTCTTCGTAGCAGTTGACTTACTGGCATCTCCCAAAGAACTACTAAATCTGACTCGTGCGTAGAGTGCTAAGTCGCTTTGAGACATAGTTAGGTTGGGTTAAGGTTGAGAACCCAATAAGCCTTGTGGAGTTGGGTGAGTGCGATCGCATTCACCCTACTCTGTGATTTTGTTTTATTAATGTAATCCAAAAATTACTGATCCTCAAGTAATTGGGAAGCTAATTTTATGGCTTCTGCTGAGGTGGAGATTTTGCCTTCGGCGCGTGCCAATCCCAGCGCTGTGAGGACTTTACCAACTTGTGGCCCAGCTTTTAAGTTAAAAGTTTGTATTAGCTGTGTACCCGTGACGAGTGGCGTAGGATGGGCAACTTGGTCATCAGGGGTGAGGTAGAGGTCGATCAGGGGTGCCAACTCTTCTACAGGTGTCCCAGATGCCACAGCTAACACTACCAAAGTCGGAAAGACTTGTCCAACTCCCCGAAAGAAAAAATACTGTTCTGGCAAAGACATCTGGGATGATTGCAATTGGGGTAGGTATTTAATTGCAGTGGTGAGGGCGCGAATTTCTGCGCGACTGTATTTTAAATTTAATAATTCAGCTTCGGCTTGTTCAGGGATGGGTGACAGCAGAGTTGCCAGTTTTGCAACTCCCAGCCAAGAGGTTTTTAAGGTATCGCCTACTGGTTTGGAGAGTAAGTTTCCTAAGTCAGCCCAAGTTTGGGCTAGTACAACAGCTGAAGGTTCAATGGCTGTCAATCTTGTAGAGACGACTGATCCGCCCAACTGCCTTTGAAGGCTAGGAGATCCCCCCAACTCCTCTTGAAGGCTAGGAGATCCCCCCAACCCCCCTTCAAAAGGGGGGCTAGGCGATCCCCCCAACTCCCCTTCAAAAGGGGGGCTAGGAGATACGCCCAACTCCCCTTGAAGGTTAGGAGATCCGCCCAACTCCCCTTGAAAAGGGGGGCTAAAGGCACTCTTAAACCAAGTTTGAAGTAAACCATCCTCAATAGCGGCGATAATCCAGGGTGTGCCGTCAGGGGTGTTGAGGAGATAAGCTAACTCTGCTTGCACCCGTTCTGCTGATACTTGCCCCAGCAAGGGCGCTAGTTGCCGAATTACGGTTAGGGTTTCCGGTTCAATGGTAAAACCCAGCTGGGCGGCTTGGCGGTAGGCTCTTAATAGCCGTAAAGGGTCATCTTGCAGATTTTTGGGGGAAACCATCCGGATGATGCCTTGTTGCAAATCTGCATAGCCGTTGAGGGGATCGATGAGTTCGCCTGTGTGGGGATTGTAAGCGATCGCATTCATCGTATAATCCCGCCGCCGCAAATCTGTCTCCAAATTTGCTCCTTCAGCTTGAGCAAAATCAGCAGTTGCTTGGTCAAATACTACTCTGGCAATCTGTCTAGAGGCATCCAGCAGCACAAAACCCGCCTTGTAGCGACTGGCAATTTTTCGCGCTGTCTTTACCGCATCGGTGAGTAGGACAAAATCCAAATCTAGGTACTCGCGGCGACGTTCCAGCAAGGCATCCCGCACGGCACCACCTACCATATAAGCAGGAGTAGCCAGCAATTCCAGGCTAAAAGGCCATGTTTCGGGAGATAAGGCAGAGGAATTAGTCATTAGTCACCTTAAGGGTTGAAAAGTGAGAAAGTTGAAACGATTAAGGTTCTAACAACTTTCCTACATTCAAACTTTCCAACTTTCCCACGCCAAAGCGCAACCAACAAAAAACTGATGCAACAAAAATCAACCCTGAAGGTAATTAATATCAAGTGTTGTCTGCGCTAGATTATCAGAAAAGCCTTCGGAGGCTGCACCATGTGT from Funiculus sociatus GB2-C1 includes:
- a CDS encoding orange carotenoid protein N-terminal domain-containing protein, with translation MTYTIETAQGIFPTTEVANAVPATTQAFDKLSVDDQLALLWFAYTEMGVSITRAATGAARMILAEGLLAQIKQMPAAAQTQVMNDLASRADTPISRSYSSFSVNTKLGFWYELGELMAQGIVAPIPPGYQMTPEAAAVLETIKKLDPGQQITVLRNTVVNMGFDPALNDYAKPEDPLMTPTELASRTKVKIEGITEPTVLNYIQNMNAFDFEAAVALFVENGALQPPFQKPIVGHEAISAYMREECQGLKMIPQKGVSERIEDGYTQHKVTGTVETPWFGASVGMNIAWRFLLNPQGKIFFVAVDLLASPKELLNLTRA
- a CDS encoding CCA tRNA nucleotidyltransferase, translating into MTNSSALSPETWPFSLELLATPAYMVGGAVRDALLERRREYLDLDFVLLTDAVKTARKIASRYKAGFVLLDASRQIARVVFDQATADFAQAEGANLETDLRRRDYTMNAIAYNPHTGELIDPLNGYADLQQGIIRMVSPKNLQDDPLRLLRAYRQAAQLGFTIEPETLTVIRQLAPLLGQVSAERVQAELAYLLNTPDGTPWIIAAIEDGLLQTWFKSAFSPPFQGELGGSPNLQGELGVSPSPPFEGELGGSPSPPFEGGLGGSPSLQEELGGSPSLQRQLGGSVVSTRLTAIEPSAVVLAQTWADLGNLLSKPVGDTLKTSWLGVAKLATLLSPIPEQAEAELLNLKYSRAEIRALTTAIKYLPQLQSSQMSLPEQYFFFRGVGQVFPTLVVLAVASGTPVEELAPLIDLYLTPDDQVAHPTPLVTGTQLIQTFNLKAGPQVGKVLTALGLARAEGKISTSAEAIKLASQLLEDQ